A part of Periophthalmus magnuspinnatus isolate fPerMag1 chromosome 14, fPerMag1.2.pri, whole genome shotgun sequence genomic DNA contains:
- the taf1 gene encoding transcription initiation factor TFIID subunit 1 isoform X2: protein MSDSDSDEDQDRPFSITGFLFGNINEDGQLEGDSVLDNESKKHLAGLGNLGLGSLITEITANEEDSPEETKDSSVVDAEGWVKSTEDAVDYSDISEVAEDETKKYRQAMSSLQPGKKPDDEDDYDADCEDIDSKLMPPPPPPSLPTSVKKDEPAQSSSVAEEGDGIILPSIIAPSTSGDKVDFSSSSDSESETDRPSQKSGSGGAPDRLNLPLAGIMQKDAAKALPSVTELFPEFRPGKVLRFLRLFGPGKNMPSVWRSARRKKKRKHRDHQPGTPPPEGESSEQGQEKKSGWVYEYAPPPPPEQCLSDDEITMMAPVESKFSQACGDGDKETESRPKVAEWRYGPAQLWYDMLGVPEDGSNFNYGFKLKEKTDKQENEDVPQDVPDTAMVSEEQEECEEGSDKEKRALENELFLMVTQLQWEDDIIWNGEDVKHKGTKTQRASLAGWLPSSMTRNANAYNAQQGEHKCLSRSNSQLAPPPLPPAPKTSMISSSKRDKNSQDNQTSHEDDNPWYSIFPIDNEELVYGRWEDNIIWDDQEMDYYLSPPVLTLDPNDENIILEIPDEKEEITSHSPSKENKKETALKKSRILLGKTGVIKDEPQQNMSQPEIKDPWNLSNDEFYYPKQQGLRGTFGGNIIQHSIPALELRQPFFPTHMGPMKLRQFHRPALKKYSFGALAQPGPHPVQPLLKHIKKKAKMREQERQASGGGDMFFMRTPQDLTGKDGDLILAEYSEEYAPLIMQVGMATKIKNYYKRKPGKDPGAPDCKYGETVYCHTSPFLGSLHPGQLLQAFENNLFRAPIYLHKMPETDFLVLRTRHGYYIRELVDIFVVGQECPLSEVPGPNSKRANTHIRDFLQVFIYRLFWKSKDRPRRIRMEDIKKAFPSHSESSIRKRLKLCADFKRTGMDSNWWVLKPDFRLPTEEEIRAMVSPEQCCAYYSMLVAEQRLKDAGYGEKSFFAPEEENEEDFQMKIDDEVRTAPWNTTRAFISAMKGKCLLEVTGVADPTGCGEGFSYVKVPNKPTQQKDDKEPQPVKKTVTGTDADLRRLSLKNAKQLLRKFGVPEEEIKKLSRWEVIDVVRTMSTEQARSGEGPMSKFARGSRFSVAEHQERYKEECQRIFDLQNKVLESTEVLSTDTDSSSAEDSDFEEMGKNIENMLQNKKTSSQLSREREEQERKELQRMLMGEESDRDHKGRKDRRKGLSSSLSTSSHKDDDTCSVTSLNSSATGRRLKIYRTFRDEDGKEYVRCETVRKASVIDAYLRIRTTKDDDFIRKFALFDEQHREEMRKERRRIQEQLRRLKRNQEKDKFKGPPEKKAKKAKERPDLKLKCGACGAIGHMRTNKFCPLYYQTNAPPSNPVAMTEEQEEELEKTVIHNDNEELIKVEGTKIVLGKQLIESADEVRRKSLVLKFPKQQLPAKKKRRVGSAVHCDYLNKPHKSIHRRRTDPMVTLSSVLESIINDMRDHPNTYPFHTPVNAKVVKDYYKIISRPMDLQTLRENVRKRLYPSREEFREAVELIVKNSATYNGAKHPITQVAQSMLDLCDTKLKEKEDRLVRLEKAINPLLDDDDQVAFSFILDNIVTQKMMAVPDSWPFHHPVNKKFVPDYHKVIANPMDLETVRKNISKHKYQNREIFLFDISLIHTNSIKYNGPDSPYTKTALEIVNVCKQTLADYDEHLTQLEKDISTAKEAALDAADLESLDPMTPGPYTPQPVDLFDSGASGSMARDTSSLFSEGPLVVTTEKRGGQGRHRRPGEEESDVDIEGFEEDDDGKPKTPAPAEDAEGDLEDDDDEDEMLLPPRRRMHDEDEEEDDEGEDSRSNRPAQSSVLYQDLLMSDGEDDASEEEGDNPFSSIQLSESGSDSDREVDVRPQPPRRTQETARMGMEQDESMMSYEGDGPDEPHLEDSNVSYGSYEDPESRSQMPPSSLGNGDEYGISEEEEDEEDEARRRGPAVLSQVQLSEDEESEEFRSIGGDSDMDSDN from the exons ATGTCAGATTCTGATAGTGATGAAGACCAGGACCGTCCATTTTCGATCACAGGCTTCCTTTTTGGAAATATAAATGAAGATGGACAGCTGGAGGGCGACAGTGTTTTGGACAAC GAATCCAAGAAACATCTGGCTGGTTTGGGCAATCTTGGACTTGGATCACTCATTACAGAAATAACCGCTAATGAGGAAGACAGCCCAGAGGAAACTAAAGACTCTAGCGTTGTTGATGCAGAAG GTTGGGTAAAAAGCACTGAAGATGCGGTTGATTACTCGGACATCAGTGAAGTTGCAGAGGATGAAACGAAAAAGTATCGTCAGGCAATGAGCTCATTGCAACCAGGGAAGAAGCCTG atgatgaagatgactATGATGCAGACTGTGAGGATATTGACTCCAAGCTTATgccaccccctcctccaccaAGTCTTCCCACATCTGTAAAAAAAGATGAACCTGCTCAGAGTTCAAGTG TGGCAGAGGAGGGTGATGGTATTATACTACCTTCAATTATTGCACCATCTACTTCTGGAGACAAGGTTGATTTCAGTAGTTCTTCAGATTCAGAGTCTGAAACCGATCGTCCTTCACAAAAGTCTGGTTCAGGAGGGGCTCCAGACCGACTCAACCTCCCACTGGCTGGAATCATGCAGAAAGATGCAGCCAAAGCCTTGCCTAGTGTCACAGAGTTATTCCcagagtttagacctggaaaG GTTCTCAGATTCTTAAGATTGTTTGGTCCCGGAAAAAACATGCCATCTGTTTGGAGAAGtgccagaaggaagaagaagcgAAAGCACAGAGACCATCAGCCCGGGACCCCGCCACCTGAAGGAGAAAGCTCAGAACAAGGCCAAGAGAAGAAGTCTGGATGGGTCTATGAGTatgcaccacctcctcctccagagcaGTGCCTCTCTGATGATGAA ATTACCATGATGGCTCCAGTAGAATCAAAATTTTCACAGGCCTGTGGCGACGGAGACAAGGAGACCGAGTCTCGACCAAAAGTAGCGGAATGGAGATATGGTCCAGCTCAGCTTTGGTACGATATGCTTGGCGTTCCTGAAGATGGGAGTAACTTCAATTATGGTTTCAAACTAAAGGAAAAAACAGACAAGCAGGAAAACGAAGACGTGCCTCAGGATGTACCAGACACAGCAATGGTG TCTGAAGAACAGGAAGAATGTGAAGAGGGGAGtgacaaagagaagagagccCTTGAGAATGAGTTGTTTTTGATGGTCACTCAGTTGCAATGGGAGGATGACATTATTTGGAATGGAGAGGATGTGAAACACAAGGGGACAAAGAcccaaagagccagtctggcAGGATGGCTACCCTCCAGCATGACCCGCAATGCAAATGCTTACAATGCACAACAGGGTGAGCACAAGT gTCTTTCAAGAAGTAATTCACAACTTGCCCCACCTCCATTACCTCCTGCACCAAAAACATCAATGATCTCTAGCTCTAAGCGGGACAAAAATAGTCAGGATAATCAAA CGTCTCATGAAGATGACAATCCGTGGTATTCAATTTTCCCCATTGACAATGAGGAGCTGGTGTATGGACGCTGGGAAGACAATATTATCTGGGATGATCAGGAAATGGATTACTACCTCTCTCCACCTGTCCTTACGCTTGATCCAAATGATGAGAACATTATTTTAG AAATTCCTGATGAAAAGGAGGAAATCACATCCCACTCACcttcaaaagaaaacaaaaaagaaactgcACTCAAGAAAAGTCGAATCCTGCTGGGCAAGACTGGAGTAATAAAAGATGAACCTCAGCAG AACATGTCCCAGCCCGAGATAAAGGACCCATGGAACCTCTCCAATGATGAGTTTTATTATCCCAAACAGCAAGGCCTGCGGGGCACCTTTGGAGGAAACATTATCCAG CACTCTATCCCTGCCTTGGAGTTGAGGCAGCCCTTCTTCCCTACACACATGGGACCTATGAAACTACGTCAATTCCATCGGCCGGCTTTGAAAAAGTACTCTTTTGGTGCTTTGGCTCAACCAGGGCCACATCCAGTTCAGCCTCTGCTTAAACATATCAAGAAAAAGGCTAAG atGAGAGAACAAGAGCGACAGGCATCTGGAGGTGGTGATATGTTTTTCATGCGAACTCCTCAAGACCTTACAGGCAAAGATGGAGATCTGATTTTGGCAGAGTACAGTGAAGAATACGCACCATTGATTATGCAAGTGGGCATGGCCACCAAGATAAAGAACTACTACAAACGC AAACCTGGTAAGGACCCAGGAGCACCAGACTGTAAATATGGAGAAACTGTGTACTGTCACACATCACCCTTCCTTGGATCTCTGCATCCTGGACAGCTGCTGCAG gcaTTTGAGAACAATCTTTTCCGTGCACCAATTTACCTCCACAAAATGCCAGAGACAGATTTTCTGGTTTTACGAACACGTCATGGATACTACATCAGAGAGCTGGTGGATATCTTTGTAGTTGGTCAGGAGTGTCCACTGTCTGAGGTCCCTGGACCCAACTCCAAAAGAGCCAATACCCACATCAGGGACTTCCTACAG gtgtttatttacaggttgTTCTGGAAGAGCAAGGACCGGCCCAGGAGAATCCGGATGGAGGACATCAAAAAAGCTTTTCCTTCACATTCTGAGAGCAGCATTAGAAAACGTCTTAAACTTTGTGCTGACTTTAAACGCACAG GAATGGACTCAAATTGGTGGGTACTGAAGCCTGACTTCAGATTACCCACTGAAGAGGAGATCCGAGCCATGGTGTCTCCTGAACAGTGCTGTGCGTACTACAGCATGCTGGTGGCTGAACAGAGACTGAAG GATGCTGGTTATGGAGAGAAGTCATTCTTTGCTCCGGAGGAAGAGAATGAAGAGGACTTTCAAATGAAAATTGATGATGAG GTTCGGACAGCTCCATGGAATACCACAAGAGCATTCATTTCAGCCATGAAGGGAAAATGTCTTCTGGAGGTCACTGGTGTAGCTGATCCTACTGGCTGTGGAGAGGGTTTCTCTTACGTTAAGGTGCCCAACAAGCCCACTCAACAGAAG GATGACAAAGAACCACAGCCTGTCAAAAAGACTGTGACTGGAACTGATGCCGATTTGAGGAGACTTTCTTTGAAAAACGCAAAGCAGCTTCTACGCAAGTTTGGGGTACCAGAGGAAGAA ATAAAGAAGCTTTCTCGGTGGGAGGTGATTGATGTAGTGAGGACCATGTCCACAGAGCAGGCTCGTTCAGGTGAAGGGCCTATGAGTAAGTTTGCCCGAGGTTCACGCTTCTCTGTGGCTGAGCATCAAGAGCGCTATAAGGAGGAGTGCCAGAGGATCTTTGACCTGCAGAACAA GGTGTTGGAGTCAACCGAGGTGCTGTCCACTGACACAGACAGCAGCTCTGCTGAGGACAGTGACTTTGAGGAGATGGGGAAGAATATTGAGAACATGCTGCAGAACAAAAAGACTAGCTCACAGCTTTCTCGGGAGcgtgaggagcaggagagaaaggAGCTCCAGAGGATGTTGATGGGagaagagagtgacagagaccaCAAGGGCCGCAAAGACAGACGGAAAGGTTTAT caAGTTCTTTGTCCACCAGCTCCCACAAAGACGATGACACTTGTTCTGTTACAAGTCTGAACTCGTCAGCTACAGGCCGCAGGCTCAAGATTTACCGCACATTCAGAGATGAGGATGGGAAAGAGTATGTTCGCTGTGAAACTGTGCGCAAAGCCTCTGTCATTGATGCTTACCTGAGGATCAGAACCACAAAGGATGATGACTTCAT CCGGAAGTTTGCCCTCTTTGACGAGCAGcacagagaggagatgaggaaggaGCGTCGTCGCATTCAGGAGCAGCTGCGCAGACTGAAACGAAACCAAGAGAAGGACAAGTTCAAGGGGCCTCCAGAGAAGAAGGCCAAAAAGGCCAAAGAGAGGCCAGACCTCAAG CTTAAGTGTGGTGCTTGTGGTGCTATTGGACACATGAGGACCAACAAGTTCTGCCCACTATACTATCAAACCAATGCACCACCTTCTAACCCCGTGGCAATGACTGAAGAACAAGAGGAGGAACTGGAAAAGACAGTTATTCACAATGATAATGAGGAGCTGATCAAAGTGGAGGGCACCAAAATTGTACTGGGCAAACAGCTCATTGAAAG TGCTGATGAGGTGCGAAGAAAGTCTTTGGTGTTGAAGTTCCCCAAGCAACAGCTGCCTGCAAAGAAGAAGAGGCGTGTAGGCAGCGCTGTGCATTGTGACTacttaaat aaGCCACACAAGTCTATCCATCGCAGACGCACTGACCCCATGGTGACTTTGTCTTCAGTGCTGGAGAGCATCATAAATGACATGCGGGATCATCCAAAT ACATATCCCTTCCACACACCTGTGAATGCCAAGGTTGTGAAGGACTACTACAAGATCATTAGTCGCCCAATGGATCTGCAAACTCTGAGAGAAAATGTACGAAAGCGCCTGTATCCATCAAGAGAGGAATTTAGAGAAGCTGTGGAGCTTATTGTCAAGAACAGTGCCACTTACAATG GAGCAAAACATCCAATTACACAAGTGGCCCAGTCCATGTTAGACCTGTGTGATACAAAACTAAAGGAG aaGGAAGACAGACTGGTGAGGCTGGAAAAAGCCATCAACCCTCTACTGGATGATGACGATCAAGTtgctttctctttcattttggaCAACATTGTGACTCAGAAAATGATGGCAGTGCCTGAT TCATGGCCATTCCATCATCCTGTCAACAAGAAGTTTGTGCCAGACTATCACAAGGTCATTGCAAATCCCATGGACCTAGAGACTGTCCGGAAG AACATTTCTAAACATAAATATCAGAACAGAGAGATCTTCCTCTTCGACATCAGCCTCATTCATACCAACAGCATTAAGTACAATG GTCCAGACAGCCCATACACCAAAACGGCTCTAGAGATAGTCAATGTTTGTAAACAGACCTTGGCAGAT TATGATGAGCATCTGACCCAGCTGGAAAAGGACATTTCCACTGCAAAAGAGGCTGCTCTGGATGCAGCTGACCTGGAGAGCTTGGACCCAATGACTCCTGGGCCCTATACTCCTCAG CCTGTTGACCTGTTCGACAGTGGGGCTTCAGGAAGCATGGCGAGAGACACCAGCAGTCTTTTCTCTGAAGGCCCTCTAGTGGTTActacagagaagagagggggtcAG gGTCGTCACAGAAGACCCGGGGAAGAAGAGTCAGATGTGGACATTGAGGGCTTTGAAGAGGACGATGATGGAAAGCCTAAAACTCCTGCCCCT gcagaggatgcagaaggAGACCTGGAGGATGACGACGACGAAGATGAGATGCTGCTGCCGCCTCGCAGACGAATGcatgatgaagatgaagaggaggatgatgaAGGGGAGGACAGCAGGTCGAATCGTCCCGCTCAGTCCAGTGTGCTGTACCAGGACTTGCTCATGTCTGATGGAGAGGATGACGCTAgtgaggaggaaggagacaaCCCGTTCTCCT CCATCCAGCTGTCAGAGAGTGGCAGTGACTCTGATAGAGAGGTGGATGTCAGACCGCAGCCGCCACGAAGGACCCAAGAGACTGCTCGCATGGGAATGGAGCAGGACGAGAGCATGATGTCATATGAAGGGGATGGACCAGATGAGCCTCATTTGGAAGACAGTAATGTCAG TTATGGGAGCTATGAGGACCCAGAGAGCCGCAGCCAGATGCCCCCATCTAGCCTGGGTAACGGTGATGAGTATGGCAttagtgaggaggaggaggatgaagaagatgaaGCTCGCAGAAGGGGGCCTGCTGTTCTTTCCCAAGTCCAGCTCAGTGAGGACGAGGAGAGCGAGGAGTTCCGGTCCATCGGAGGAGACAGTGACATGGACTCAGATAATTAG